A region from the Nocardioides exalbidus genome encodes:
- a CDS encoding protein jag encodes MSEQVSDAEGVETAETAETAETVETTEAVEGTDGSEGKARPSKVERLEHEGDIAADYLEELLDIADLDGDLDMDVEGDRASVQIGGADLSLLVGRNGEVLEALQELTRLAVYRETGERSRLMLDVGGHRAEQRTRLVALAEESIAEVKESGDRLSLQPMSAFERKVVHDAVAAAGLTSESEGAEPKRHVVILPA; translated from the coding sequence GTGAGTGAGCAGGTGAGCGACGCCGAGGGCGTCGAGACCGCGGAGACCGCGGAGACCGCGGAGACCGTCGAGACCACCGAGGCCGTCGAGGGCACTGACGGCTCGGAGGGCAAGGCCCGGCCGTCGAAGGTCGAGCGCCTCGAGCACGAGGGCGACATCGCCGCCGACTACCTCGAGGAGCTGCTCGACATCGCCGACCTGGACGGCGACCTCGACATGGACGTCGAGGGTGACCGGGCCAGCGTCCAGATCGGTGGCGCTGACCTCAGCCTGCTGGTCGGTCGCAACGGCGAGGTCCTCGAGGCGCTCCAGGAGCTGACCCGTCTGGCCGTCTACCGCGAGACGGGCGAGCGGTCGCGGCTGATGCTCGACGTCGGGGGCCACCGGGCCGAGCAGCGCACGCGACTGGTCGCCCTCGCGGAGGAGTCGATCGCCGAGGTGAAGGAGTCGGGTGACCGCCTGTCCCTCCAGCCCATGAGCGCCTTCGAGCGCAAGGTCGTCCACGACGCCGTGGCCGCTGCCGGCCTGACCTCGGAGTCCGAGGGCGCCGAGCCGAAGCGCCACGTGGTGATCCTCCCGGCGTGA
- the yidD gene encoding membrane protein insertion efficiency factor YidD, with the protein MKHLLIAFIRAWRFAISPLYGQVCRYHPSCSAYALEAVTEHGAVRGTWLSVRRLGRCHPWAAGGYDPVPSRATSAAESTATRGA; encoded by the coding sequence ATGAAGCACCTCCTCATCGCCTTCATCCGCGCGTGGCGCTTCGCCATCAGCCCGCTCTACGGCCAGGTCTGCCGCTACCACCCGAGCTGTTCGGCGTACGCCCTCGAGGCCGTGACCGAGCACGGTGCGGTGCGAGGCACCTGGTTGTCCGTACGCCGTCTGGGTCGCTGCCACCCGTGGGCAGCCGGCGGCTACGACCCCGTTCCCTCCCGCGCCACGTCGGCCGCGGAGTCCACTGCAACTCGAGGAGCATGA
- the rpmH gene encoding 50S ribosomal protein L34: MSKRTYQPNNRRRHKVHGFRLRMRTRAGRSILSSRRRKGRKSLAV, encoded by the coding sequence GTGAGCAAGCGTACCTACCAGCCGAACAACCGTCGCCGTCACAAGGTGCACGGCTTCCGTCTTCGCATGCGGACCCGCGCCGGTCGCTCGATCCTGTCCAGCCGTCGCCGCAAGGGCCGCAAGAGCCTGGCCGTCTGA
- a CDS encoding lysophospholipid acyltransferase family protein, whose protein sequence is MRDITYPPIIVTAKVAFKALGQNIRMTGADNVPREGGVLLAYNHVGYVDFIYGGLAANPSGRLVRFMAKRELFDHTYVGPLMRSLHHIEVDRGDGVASFHTAVDYLRNGEAVGIFPEATISRSMELKEFKNGAVRIAAAAGVPVVPVIMWGTQRMMTKGHPRDFSRGKTISLTIGEPLHPTGDDPAAETGELQDRMSQMLVEAVRDYPADEQPPGSWWVPASLGGSAPTPEEAERLDAEEKRERARKRAEKRAAKRKK, encoded by the coding sequence GTGCGTGACATCACCTATCCCCCGATCATCGTCACCGCCAAGGTCGCCTTCAAGGCACTCGGCCAGAACATCCGGATGACCGGGGCCGACAACGTCCCGCGCGAGGGCGGCGTGCTGCTGGCCTACAACCACGTCGGCTACGTGGACTTCATCTACGGCGGTCTCGCGGCCAACCCGTCCGGCCGCCTGGTCCGCTTCATGGCGAAGCGCGAGCTCTTCGACCACACGTACGTCGGCCCGCTGATGCGCTCGCTGCACCACATCGAGGTCGACCGCGGGGACGGCGTCGCGAGCTTCCACACCGCCGTCGACTACCTGAGGAACGGCGAGGCGGTCGGGATCTTCCCCGAGGCGACGATCTCGCGCTCGATGGAGCTCAAGGAGTTCAAGAACGGTGCCGTCCGGATCGCAGCCGCGGCTGGCGTCCCGGTCGTGCCGGTGATCATGTGGGGCACGCAGCGGATGATGACCAAGGGTCACCCGCGCGACTTCTCCCGCGGCAAGACCATCTCGCTCACCATCGGTGAGCCGCTGCACCCCACGGGCGACGACCCGGCCGCCGAGACCGGCGAGCTCCAGGACCGGATGTCACAGATGCTCGTCGAGGCCGTGCGCGACTACCCCGCCGACGAGCAGCCTCCCGGCTCCTGGTGGGTGCCCGCCTCCCTCGGTGGTTCCGCCCCCACGCCCGAGGAGGCCGAGCGCCTCGACGCCGAGGAGAAGCGCGAGCGCGCCCGCAAGCGTGCCGAGAAGCGAGCAGCGAAGCGGAAGAAGTGA
- the yidC gene encoding membrane protein insertase YidC, with the protein MTPLYYAVSFILVGFHRGLTALGFDAAGGWTWILSIIGLTLVVRTALIPLFVKQIKSSRNMQLIQPKVRELQKKYGHDREKLAQETMKLYKDSGTNPFASCLPILLQMPIFLALFRMLDQAARRGKAHGFMDSTLAGQFRDATFLGDIKVSGTLTGGETGVMIVAGILVVAMTATTFMTQRQLMSKNMPADALSGPYAQQQKMLLYVLPVVFAVGGIAFPIGVLVYWTISNLWTMCQQFYVIRNNPAPGTPAAEAKEQRDRAKAEKKGLKTPAQLEEERIAAEADAKREEKASTRVQPQRQTKAQRTNKKKK; encoded by the coding sequence ATGACGCCGCTCTACTACGCGGTGTCCTTCATCCTGGTCGGCTTCCACCGGGGCCTCACCGCCCTGGGCTTCGACGCCGCGGGTGGCTGGACCTGGATCCTGTCGATCATCGGCCTCACCCTCGTCGTGCGCACGGCACTGATCCCGCTCTTCGTGAAGCAGATCAAGTCGAGCCGCAACATGCAGCTGATCCAGCCCAAGGTGCGGGAGCTGCAGAAGAAGTACGGCCACGACCGGGAGAAGCTCGCCCAGGAGACGATGAAGCTCTACAAGGACTCGGGGACCAACCCGTTCGCCTCGTGCCTCCCGATCCTGCTGCAGATGCCGATCTTCCTGGCGCTCTTCCGGATGCTCGACCAGGCCGCCCGCCGCGGCAAGGCCCACGGGTTCATGGACTCCACGCTCGCGGGACAGTTCCGGGACGCGACCTTCCTCGGTGACATCAAGGTGTCCGGGACGCTCACCGGCGGTGAGACCGGCGTGATGATCGTGGCCGGCATCCTGGTCGTGGCGATGACGGCCACGACCTTCATGACCCAGCGCCAGCTGATGAGCAAGAACATGCCGGCCGACGCGCTCTCCGGGCCCTACGCCCAGCAGCAGAAGATGCTGCTCTACGTCCTTCCCGTGGTCTTCGCCGTCGGTGGTATCGCCTTCCCGATCGGCGTCCTCGTCTACTGGACGATCTCCAACCTCTGGACCATGTGCCAGCAGTTCTACGTGATCCGCAACAACCCCGCCCCCGGCACACCTGCCGCTGAGGCGAAGGAGCAGCGTGACCGCGCCAAGGCCGAGAAGAAGGGCCTGAAGACCCCGGCCCAGCTCGAGGAGGAGCGGATCGCGGCCGAGGCCGACGCGAAGCGCGAGGAGAAGGCGAGCACCCGCGTGCAGCCCCAGCGGCAGACCAAGGCGCAGCGGACGAACAAGAAGAAGAAGTAG
- a CDS encoding ParB/RepB/Spo0J family partition protein translates to MNANPPRRGLGRGLGSLIPTAPSQPAPVDEPEGQAGSASTVDTAATRDAAAPSAAAGGAVAGAYFAELPITQVRPNHRQPRQVFEEEALAELVHSIKEVGLLQPVVVRRTGEDAYELIMGERRWRASQEAGRDTIPAIVRETDDDDMLRDALLENLHRSQLNPLEEAAAYGQLLEDFGCTHEELAQRIGRSRPQISNTLRLLKLSPAVQRRVAAGVLSAGHARALLSVEDAGLQDKLASRVTAEGISVRGLEEIVSMGVEDDTPRIVRRKPVAPGLSELADRLSDRFETRVKVDLGKAKGKITVEFASLDDLRRIVDVMDPRNRDDRPI, encoded by the coding sequence ATGAACGCCAACCCCCCTCGTCGAGGTCTCGGTCGTGGCCTCGGCTCCCTGATCCCGACCGCGCCGTCGCAGCCTGCCCCGGTCGACGAGCCGGAGGGGCAGGCCGGCTCGGCGTCCACCGTCGACACTGCTGCGACCCGCGATGCTGCCGCGCCGAGCGCGGCGGCGGGTGGGGCGGTCGCCGGCGCGTACTTCGCCGAGCTGCCGATCACGCAGGTCCGCCCGAACCACCGCCAGCCCCGGCAGGTCTTCGAGGAGGAGGCGCTCGCCGAGCTCGTCCACTCGATCAAGGAGGTCGGACTCCTCCAGCCCGTCGTCGTACGGCGCACGGGCGAGGACGCCTACGAGCTGATCATGGGCGAGCGGCGCTGGCGCGCGTCGCAGGAGGCCGGCCGTGACACCATCCCGGCGATCGTCCGCGAGACCGACGACGACGACATGCTCCGCGACGCCCTCCTGGAGAACCTCCACCGCTCGCAGCTCAACCCGCTCGAGGAGGCCGCCGCCTACGGCCAGCTGCTCGAGGACTTCGGCTGCACCCACGAGGAGCTCGCCCAGCGCATCGGTCGCTCCCGTCCGCAGATCTCCAACACGCTGCGGCTTCTCAAGCTGTCGCCGGCGGTCCAGCGACGGGTCGCTGCCGGCGTCCTGTCCGCGGGCCACGCCCGGGCCCTGCTCAGCGTCGAGGACGCCGGACTCCAGGACAAGCTCGCGTCCCGGGTGACGGCCGAGGGCATCTCGGTCCGCGGTCTCGAGGAGATCGTCTCGATGGGCGTCGAGGACGACACCCCGCGGATCGTCCGTCGCAAGCCCGTCGCCCCCGGGCTCTCCGAGCTCGCCGACCGTCTCTCCGACCGGTTCGAGACGCGGGTCAAGGTCGACCTCGGCAAGGCCAAGGGCAAGATCACCGTCGAGTTCGCCAGCCTCGACGACCTCCGTCGGATCGTCGACGTGATGGACCCGCGCAACCGCGACGACCGACCGATCTGA
- a CDS encoding ParA family protein has protein sequence MARPDATRVLVVANQKGGVGKTTSTVNVAAGLAQLGQKVLVIDLDPQGNASTALGIDHHRGVPSTYDMVVEGRPLADVMSECADLPGLWVVPATIDLAGAEIELVSVVAREQRLARAIDAHPLVGSAAEVGEDRFDYVFVDCPPSLGLLTLNALVAGREMFIPIQAEYYALEGLGMLLETVEMVRQHLNPGLTISTILLTMYDARTRLASGVADEVRSHFGDQVLRTAVPRSVRVSEAPSYGQTVMTYDPASAGALSYLEAAREIATKGAPPA, from the coding sequence GTGGCGCGACCGGATGCCACCCGTGTCCTCGTGGTCGCGAACCAGAAGGGCGGCGTCGGCAAGACGACCTCCACGGTCAACGTCGCCGCGGGGCTGGCGCAGCTCGGCCAGAAGGTCCTGGTCATCGACCTCGACCCGCAGGGGAACGCCTCGACGGCCCTCGGCATCGACCACCACCGCGGCGTCCCGTCGACCTACGACATGGTGGTCGAGGGTCGGCCGCTGGCCGACGTGATGTCGGAGTGTGCCGACCTGCCCGGCCTCTGGGTCGTGCCCGCCACCATCGACCTCGCCGGTGCCGAGATCGAGCTCGTCAGCGTCGTGGCTCGTGAGCAGCGACTCGCGCGCGCGATCGACGCCCACCCGCTCGTCGGCTCCGCAGCCGAGGTGGGCGAGGACCGGTTCGACTACGTCTTCGTCGACTGTCCCCCGTCGCTCGGCCTGCTCACCCTCAACGCGCTCGTCGCCGGGCGCGAGATGTTCATCCCGATCCAGGCGGAGTACTACGCCCTCGAGGGACTCGGCATGCTCCTGGAGACCGTCGAGATGGTCCGTCAGCACCTCAACCCCGGGCTCACCATCTCCACCATCCTCCTGACGATGTACGACGCCCGCACCCGCCTCGCCTCGGGCGTGGCCGACGAGGTCCGCAGCCACTTCGGCGACCAGGTCCTCCGCACTGCGGTGCCGAGGTCGGTCCGGGTCTCCGAGGCGCCTTCCTACGGCCAGACCGTGATGACCTACGATCCTGCGTCGGCGGGCGCGCTCTCCTACCTGGAGGCCGCCCGGGAGATCGCGACCAAGGGAGCCCCCCCAGCATGA
- the rsmG gene encoding 16S rRNA (guanine(527)-N(7))-methyltransferase RsmG, which yields MPDVARRVFASDRMPLAVRYTELLATEGVVRGLIGPREAPRLWDRHVLNSAVLAEAIPPAASVCDIGTGAGLPGLVLAIARPDLSVTLVEPLLRRTTFLEEVVAHLDLTCVEVVRGRAEELHGQRTFDVVTSRAVAPLERLLGWSMPLVSPSGALVAMKGQSIHDEIESSRGFLREWRCGEPEVFSVGGDVLDHPATVVRVPWADPARIGWPLAPESKRRGQRRGQRAAKREVS from the coding sequence GTGCCCGACGTGGCCCGGAGGGTGTTCGCGTCCGACCGGATGCCCCTCGCGGTCCGCTACACGGAGCTCCTCGCCACCGAGGGCGTCGTCCGGGGACTCATCGGTCCCCGGGAGGCCCCACGCCTGTGGGACCGTCATGTCCTCAACTCGGCCGTGCTGGCGGAGGCGATCCCACCGGCTGCGTCGGTGTGCGACATCGGGACCGGAGCCGGGCTACCCGGCCTGGTCCTGGCCATCGCGCGGCCGGACCTGTCCGTGACCCTCGTGGAGCCGCTCCTGCGCCGGACGACGTTCCTCGAGGAGGTCGTCGCCCACCTCGACCTGACGTGCGTCGAGGTGGTGCGGGGTCGCGCCGAGGAGCTCCACGGCCAGCGCACGTTCGACGTGGTCACGTCCCGGGCGGTCGCTCCCCTCGAGCGGCTCCTCGGGTGGTCGATGCCCCTCGTCAGCCCCTCCGGTGCACTGGTGGCGATGAAGGGTCAGTCCATCCACGACGAGATCGAGTCGTCGCGTGGCTTCCTGCGGGAGTGGCGCTGCGGCGAGCCGGAGGTGTTCAGTGTCGGGGGCGACGTGCTGGACCACCCCGCCACCGTGGTGCGGGTGCCGTGGGCGGATCCCGCCCGGATAGGTTGGCCCCTTGCCCCTGAATCGAAGCGGCGTGGCCAGCGTCGTGGCCAGCGCGCAGCCAAGCGAGAGGTGTCCTGA
- the rnpA gene encoding ribonuclease P protein component, which translates to MLSAVHRLRDSDGFRRAVRSGRRAGCATLVVHLWVDPTGVAGPVEVGFTVSKAVGDAATRNRVKRRLRHLTREHLPQLEGLPGRAALVVRALPPAAGASYATLGADLARTLERVSPA; encoded by the coding sequence GTGCTCTCCGCTGTCCACCGCCTGCGCGACAGTGACGGTTTCCGCCGCGCTGTCCGAAGCGGACGACGCGCCGGCTGCGCGACCCTGGTCGTCCACCTCTGGGTGGACCCGACCGGCGTGGCCGGACCCGTGGAAGTGGGGTTCACGGTCAGCAAGGCCGTGGGCGACGCCGCCACCCGCAACCGTGTGAAGAGACGACTTCGGCACCTGACCCGGGAGCACCTTCCCCAGCTGGAAGGGCTCCCGGGTCGTGCTGCACTGGTGGTGCGTGCGCTGCCGCCGGCGGCAGGAGCGTCGTACGCCACGCTGGGTGCCGACCTGGCCCGTACGCTCGAGCGCGTGAGCCCGGCATGA
- the dnaA gene encoding chromosomal replication initiator protein DnaA, with protein MDDQQVDLGTAWQQIVEDLQPNQRAWLRPSVPMTLHENTAIIAVPNDFTRNQLEGRLRNHIEAALTEGFGREIRMLVTVNPALEEAGQQQPLIDESTDGSIALSTNEADYEPAPPVDHVEPPLSHERRPSALETRLNPKYTFETFVIGSSNRFPHAAAVAVAEAPGKAYNPLLVYGESGLGKTHLLHAIGHYVRSLYSNAKVRYVSSEEFTNEFINAIRDDRQDRFKRRYRDVDVLLIDDIQFLEGKTQTQEEFFHTFNTLHNANKQIVLTSDRAPKRLEALEDRLRNRFEWGLITDVQPPDLETRIAILRKKAAMDRLTAPPDVLEFIASKIQTNIRELEGALIRVTAFANLNRQEVDMTLAEIVLKDLIPEGGEPEITHALIIAQTAAYFGVSLEDLTGPSRGRHLVMARQIGMYLCRELTSMSLPQIGREFGGRDHTTVMYADRKIRQLLAERRAVFNQVSELTNRVKMQARQA; from the coding sequence GTGGACGACCAGCAGGTAGATCTCGGGACCGCGTGGCAGCAGATCGTCGAGGACCTCCAGCCCAACCAGCGCGCCTGGCTCCGGCCGAGCGTGCCGATGACGCTGCACGAGAACACCGCGATCATCGCCGTGCCCAACGACTTCACCCGCAACCAGCTCGAGGGTCGCCTGCGCAACCACATCGAGGCCGCCCTCACCGAGGGCTTCGGACGCGAGATCCGGATGCTCGTCACCGTGAACCCGGCCCTCGAGGAGGCGGGTCAGCAGCAGCCACTGATCGATGAATCGACAGATGGATCTATCGCTTTGTCGACAAACGAGGCCGACTACGAGCCGGCCCCACCGGTCGACCACGTCGAGCCGCCGCTGTCCCACGAGCGGCGACCCTCGGCCCTCGAGACGCGGCTCAACCCGAAGTACACCTTCGAGACCTTCGTCATCGGCTCGTCCAACCGCTTCCCCCACGCAGCGGCGGTCGCCGTCGCCGAGGCCCCGGGCAAGGCGTACAACCCGCTCCTGGTCTACGGCGAGTCCGGACTCGGCAAGACCCACCTGCTGCACGCGATCGGCCACTACGTCCGCAGCCTCTACAGCAACGCGAAGGTGCGCTACGTCTCCTCCGAGGAGTTCACCAACGAGTTCATCAACGCGATCCGCGACGACCGGCAGGACCGGTTCAAGCGGCGCTACCGCGACGTCGACGTGCTGCTGATCGACGACATCCAGTTCCTCGAGGGCAAGACCCAGACGCAGGAAGAGTTCTTCCACACGTTCAACACCCTCCACAACGCCAACAAGCAGATCGTGCTGACGTCCGACCGCGCACCCAAGCGGCTGGAGGCGCTGGAGGACCGGCTGCGCAACCGCTTCGAGTGGGGCCTGATCACCGACGTCCAGCCGCCGGACCTCGAGACCCGGATCGCCATCCTCCGCAAGAAGGCCGCGATGGACCGTCTCACCGCGCCGCCGGACGTGCTGGAGTTCATCGCCTCCAAGATCCAGACCAACATCCGCGAGCTCGAGGGCGCGCTCATCCGCGTCACGGCCTTCGCCAACCTCAACCGCCAGGAGGTCGACATGACCCTGGCCGAGATCGTGCTCAAGGACCTGATCCCCGAGGGTGGCGAGCCCGAGATCACCCACGCGCTGATCATCGCCCAGACGGCCGCCTACTTCGGCGTCTCCCTGGAGGACCTCACCGGACCCTCCCGCGGTCGCCACCTCGTGATGGCGCGCCAGATCGGGATGTACCTCTGCCGCGAGCTCACCTCCATGTCGCTGCCGCAGATCGGGCGCGAGTTCGGCGGCCGCGACCACACGACGGTGATGTACGCCGACCGCAAGATCCGTCAGCTCCTCGCCGAGCGCCGCGCGGTCTTCAACCAGGTCAGCGAGCTCACGAACAGGGTCAAGATGCAGGCCCGTCAGGCCTGA
- a CDS encoding pyridoxal phosphate-dependent aminotransferase — protein MRPIRQSKKLQGVRYDVRGPILVEAQRLEAEGHRILKLNIGNTAPFGFAAPEQILADMIHHLPQSQGYADSQGIWSARTAVMHYYQSHGLRDVGVEDIYIGNGVSELISMVLQAFVDDGNEILVPAPDYPLWTGAVTLAGGIPVHYRCDEENDWNPDLADIEARITENTHALVIINPNNPTGAVYSEETVKGLVDIARRHELVVMADEIYEKILFEDAEHHHAATYGGNDVLVLTFSGLSKAYRVCGYRAGWVMISGPKEIATDFLEGLTLIANMRMCANVPAQHAIQTALGGYQSIEEFIGPGGRFYEQSMLAHRLLNEIPGVTNVKPRGALYCFPRLDPEVYAIDDDEEFVIDLLRAKKILVTHGTGFNWPTPDHFRLVTLPEASVLEEAIGRIAEFLATRR, from the coding sequence GTGCGACCGATCCGACAGAGCAAGAAGCTGCAAGGTGTCCGCTACGACGTGCGCGGACCGATCCTGGTCGAGGCCCAGCGGCTCGAGGCCGAGGGCCACCGGATCCTCAAGCTCAACATCGGCAACACCGCGCCGTTCGGCTTCGCGGCGCCGGAGCAGATCCTCGCCGACATGATCCACCACCTGCCGCAGTCGCAGGGGTACGCCGACAGCCAGGGCATCTGGTCGGCCCGCACCGCGGTCATGCACTACTACCAGTCCCACGGCCTGCGCGACGTCGGCGTCGAGGACATCTACATCGGCAACGGCGTCTCCGAGCTCATCTCGATGGTGCTCCAGGCATTCGTCGACGACGGCAACGAGATCCTCGTGCCGGCGCCCGACTACCCGCTGTGGACCGGGGCGGTGACGCTCGCCGGCGGCATCCCCGTGCACTACCGGTGCGACGAGGAGAACGACTGGAACCCCGACCTCGCCGACATCGAGGCCAGGATCACCGAGAACACGCACGCCCTCGTCATCATCAACCCGAACAACCCCACCGGCGCCGTCTACAGCGAGGAGACGGTCAAGGGGCTCGTCGACATCGCGCGCCGCCACGAGCTCGTCGTGATGGCGGACGAGATCTACGAGAAGATCCTCTTCGAGGACGCCGAGCACCACCACGCGGCGACCTACGGCGGCAACGACGTGCTGGTGCTGACGTTCTCCGGCCTCTCCAAGGCCTACCGCGTCTGCGGCTACCGCGCCGGCTGGGTGATGATCTCAGGCCCCAAGGAGATCGCCACCGACTTCCTCGAGGGCCTGACGCTGATCGCCAACATGCGCATGTGCGCGAACGTCCCGGCGCAGCACGCGATCCAGACCGCGCTCGGGGGCTACCAGTCGATCGAGGAGTTCATCGGCCCCGGAGGTCGGTTCTACGAGCAGTCGATGCTGGCCCACCGGCTCCTCAACGAGATCCCCGGGGTCACCAACGTCAAGCCGCGCGGTGCGCTCTACTGCTTCCCCCGGCTCGACCCCGAGGTCTACGCGATCGACGACGACGAGGAGTTCGTCATCGACCTGCTGCGCGCCAAGAAGATCCTCGTCACCCACGGCACCGGCTTCAACTGGCCCACCCCCGACCACTTCCGGCTCGTCACGCTGCCCGAGGCGAGCGTGCTGGAGGAGGCCATCGGGCGGATCGCGGAGTTCCTCGCCACCCGTCGGTGA